A part of Molothrus aeneus isolate 106 chromosome 10, BPBGC_Maene_1.0, whole genome shotgun sequence genomic DNA contains:
- the BCL6 gene encoding B-cell lymphoma 6 protein, which produces MASPADSCIQFTRHASDVLLNLNRLRSRDILTDVVIIVNREQFRAHKTVLMACSGLFYSIFTDQLKCNLNVINLDPEINPEGFCILLDFMYTSRLNLRENNIMAVMATALYLQMEHVVDTCRRFVKSSEAEMVSAVKTPREEFLAGRMLGHPEVMAYRSRDVSENGMPLQNGSLCNGRAFAPGLINSLSGSPISYHGYSPLPLNSFLVDDELREMRMPLSELSRAGAFPKERILPCDSSRTIPTEYVRTITDISANMCHATIYAPKEGAAEEARSDMHYSVASGPKPVIPSVRNNPYFPCDKVAKEEERTSSEDEISQHFEPTNTPLDRKGLISPQSPQKSDCQPNSPTESSSSKNARIGQNSSSLFTKSPTDPKACNWKKYKFIVLNSLNQNTKQDSADQNEMGTLSPRTYVPMSTCQQSMEPEHLNVQSPTKISVNGEDSTIPQASRLNNIVNRSRDGSPQSSEGQSPLYMHSSKCSSCGCQSPQHTEMCLHTPGSNFGEEMGETQSEYSDSSCENGAFFCNECDCRFSEEASLKRHSLQVHSDKPYKCDRCQASFRYKGNLASHKTVHTGEKPYRCNICGAQFNRPANLKTHTRIHSGEKPYKCETCGARFVQVAHLRAHVLIHTGEKPYPCEICGTRFRHLQTLKSHLRIHTGEKPYHCEKCNLHFRHKSQLRLHLRQKHGAITNTKVQYRISASEVPPELPKAC; this is translated from the exons TGGCCTCTTCTACAGCATCTTCACTGACCAGCTCAAGTGCAACTTGAATGTTATCAACCTGGATCCTGAAATTAACCCTGAGGGGTTTTGCATCCTCTTGGACTTCATGTACACCTCCCGCCTGAACTTGAGGGAGAACAATATCATGGCTGTGATGGCCACAGCACTCTACCTGCAGATGGAGCACGTGGTTGACACCTGCCGAAGGTTTGTCAAGTCTAG TGAAGCAGAGATGGTGTCTGCTGTGAAGACCCCAAGGGAAGAGTTTCTGGCTGGACGGATGCTGGGCCACCCAGAGGTGATGGCTTATAGGAGCAGAGATGTCTCAGAGAACGGAATGCCTCTCCAAAATGGGTCCCTCTGCAACGGGAGGGCCTTTGCACCCGGCTTGATCAACAGTTTGTCTGGATCCCCCATTTCCTACCATGGATACAGCCCTCTCCCTCTAAATAGCTTCCTGGTGGATGATGAGTTGCGGGAGATGAGGATGCCTCTCTCTGAACTCTCAAGGGCAGGTGCCTTCCCCAAGGAGAGGATCCTGCCGTGCGACAGCTCCAGGACAATCCCCACTGAGTACGTGAGAACCATCACCGACATCTCTGCCAACATGTGCCACGCTACCATCTATGCTCCTAAAGAAGGTGCTGCTGAAGAAGCCAGGAGTGACATGCACTACAGCGTGGCTTCTGGGCCCAAACCTGTCATCCCTTCAGTCCGGAACAATCCCTACTTCCCCTGCGATAAAGTGGCCAAAGAGGAGGAGCGGACCTCTTCAGAGGACGAGATCAGCCAGCACTTTGAGCCCACCAACACACCCCTGGACCGCAAGGGACTCATCAGCCCTCAGAGCCCCCAGAAGTCAGACTGCCAGCCCAACTCACCAACTgaatccagcagcagcaagaatgCCCGTATCGGCCAgaactccagctccctcttcaCCAAGAGCCCCACAGACCCCAAAGCCTGCAACTGGAAGAAGTACAAGTTCATTGTCCTCAACTCTCTCAACCAGAACACCAAGCAAGACAGCGCTGACCAGAACGAGATGGGAACCCTCTCTCCTCGCACCTATGTGCCCATGTCCACTTGCCAGCAGTCCATGGAGCCGGAGCATCTCAATGTGCAATCCCCCACCAAGATAAGCGTGAATGGTGAAGACTCTACGATCCCACAAGCGAGCAGACTCAACAATATTGTTAACAG GTCCCGGGATGGGTCCCCTCAGAGCAGCGAAGGGCAGTCCCCACTGTACATGCATTCATCAAAGTGCAGCTCCTGTGGTTGCCAGTCCCCACAACATACTGAGATGTGCCTTCATACCCCTGGCTCAAACTTTGGAGAAGAGATGGGGGAAACCCAGTCTGAATACTCCGACTCCAGCTGCG AGAACGGAGCCTTCTTCTGCAACGAGTGTGACTGCCGGTTCTCCGAGGAGGCCTCTCTCAAGAGACATTCTCTGCAGGTCCACAGTGACAAGCCCTACAAGTGTGACCGCTGCCAGGCCTCCTTTCGCTACAAGGGGAACCTCGCCAGCCACAAAACCGTCCACACAG GAGAGAAGCCGTACCGCTGCAACATCTGCGGGGCACAGTTCAACCGACCAGCCAACCTGAAAACCCACACACGCATCCACTCTGGGGAGAAACCCTACAAGTGTGAGACCTGTGGGGCCAGATTTGTCCAG gtggCCCACCTCCGTGCTCACGTGCTCATTCACACCGGGGAGAAGCCGTACCCCTGTGAGATCTGCGGCACACGCTTCCGGCACCTGCAGACCCTCAAAAGTCACCTTCGAATCCACACAGGAGAGAAACCCTATCAT TGTGAGAAGTGCAACCTGCACTTCCGCCACAAAAGCCAGCTGCGGCTCCACCTGCGGCAGAAGCACGGGGCCATCACCAACACCAAGGTGCAGTACCGCATCTCGGCCAGCGAGGTGCCCCCGGAGCTGCCCAAGGCCTGCTGA
- the SST gene encoding somatostatin codes for MLSCRLQCALALLSIALALGTVSAAPSDPRLRQFLQKSLAAAAGKQELAKYFLAELLSEPSQTENEALESEDLSRGAEQDEVRLELERSANSNPALAPRERKAGCKNFFWKTFTSC; via the exons ATGCTGTCGTGCCGCCTCCAGTgcgccctggccctgctctccaTCGCCCTGGCCCTCGGCACCGTCTCGGCCGCCCCGTCGGACCCGCGGCTCCGGCAGTTCCTGCAGAAGTCGctggccgccgccgccgggaaGCAG GAACTGGCCAAGTACTTTTTGGCAGAACTGCTTTCAGAGCCAAGTCAGACAGAAAATGAAGCCCTGGAGTCTGAGGACTTGTCCCGAGGGGCTGAGCAGGATGAAGTGAGACTGGAGCTGGAGCGCTCGGCTAACTCAAATCCCGCTCTGGCACCCCGGGAACGCAAAGCAGGCTGCAAGAACTTCTTCTGGAAAACTTTCACATCCTGTTAG